One window from the genome of Pogoniulus pusillus isolate bPogPus1 chromosome 7, bPogPus1.pri, whole genome shotgun sequence encodes:
- the PEX13 gene encoding peroxisome biogenesis factor 13 has translation MASQPPPPKPWENRRLAGAVAPAFQSADLGDNVLTRPGQPTAARIPPPILPRPSQQMGSSSLSTFRPAYTSSFSPGYGSYGTSFYGSYSPYSYGYGGLGYNRFRADDIPPSRFVQQAEESSRGAFQSIESIVHAFASVSMMMDATFSAVYNSFRAVLDVANHFSRLKVHFTKVFSAFALVRTIRYLYQRLQRLLGLRKSSENEDLWAESEGTVARVGLDDKANSAKSWPIFLFFAVILGGPYLIWKLLSTYSDEETVSSNWASGEDDHVVGRAEYDFNALSEEEISFHAGDMLKLAPKEQQPKIRGWLLASYDGQTTGLVPANYIKILGRRRGRKTADLERITEQRPAFSGTSVTGSSATVTLEEQEAAFNSAFAGSNKDPVASESAAVGGEKQEL, from the exons GTCTGCCGACTTGGGTGACAACGTGCTGACCAGGCCTGGACAACCCACAGCTGCACGAATACCTCCACCTATTTTGCCAAGACCATCGCAGCAAATGGGAAGCAGTAGTCTGAGTACTTTCAGGCCAGCATATACTagttctttttctccaggctatgGTTCATATGGAACCTCTTTTTATGGAAGCTATAGTCCTTACAGTTATGGATATGGTGGTTTGGGTTATAACCGCTTCCGTGCAGATGATATTCCCCCCAGCAGGTTTGTCCAGCAGgctgaagagagcagcagaggcgcATTCCAGTCCATTGAAAGTATTGTGCATGCCTTCGCCTCGGTCAGCATGATGATGGATGCTACCTTTTCAGCTGTGTACAAcagtttcagagctgtgttGGATGTAGCAAATCACTTCTCCCGCCTCAAAGTACACTTCACAAAGGTGTTTTCAGCTTTTGCTTTAGTGAGAACTATAAGATACCTCTACCAACGTTTACAACGATTGCTAGGTCTGCGGAAGAGCTCTGAGAACGAAGATTTGTGGGCTGAAAGTGAGGGGACAGTAGCTCGTGTCGGTCTTGACGACAAGGCTAACTCAGCAAAATCCTGGCCCATTTTCTTGTTCTTTGCTGTTATCTTGGGAGGTCCCTATCTGATTTGGAAGCTGCTTTCTACATACAGTGATGAAGAAACAG TATCCAGTAACTGGGCAAGTGGAGAAGATGATCACGTAGTTGGAAGAGCAGAATATGATTTCAATGCTCTCTCAGAAGAAGAAATTTCTTTCCATGCTGGTGACATGCTAAAATTAGCACCCAAAG aacAACAGCCCAAAATCCGTGGTTGGCTTTTGGCTAGTTATGATGGCCAAACAACAGGACTTGTGCCAGCTAATTACATAAAAATCCTGGGCAGAAGAAGAGGTAGGAAAACAGCAGACCTGGAAAGGATTACAGAGCAACGACCAGCCTTTTCTGGCACATCTGTTACAGGATCCAGTGCTACTGTGACTTtagaggagcaggaagctgctTTTAATTCTGCTTTTGCTGGAAGTAATAAAGATCCTGTTGCATCTGAATCTGCTGCGGTTGGCGGAGAAAAACAGGAACTCTAA